From Fusarium fujikuroi IMI 58289 draft genome, chromosome FFUJ_chr07, a single genomic window includes:
- a CDS encoding related to short-chain alcohol dehydrogenase: protein MSQAGKDGSFDPVPEAQAQKLPGTEKDMNPTSESTKLEGKNEFHEYRAANKLEGAKALITGGDSGIGRSVAVLFAREGADVTIVYLPEEQEDAEETKRMVEKEGHKCLLFPGNLMDNETCKNAVQKHVDEYGKIDVLVNNAGKQSMCEDFKDIDLDDVESTFRSNILQIFAMTKYALHHMEKGGSIINSTSTVAFRGTAHMVDYASTKGAITSFTQSLSKQLVKKGIRVNAVAPGPVHTPLQPASRPAEQMEGFGKNSQLGRVGQPSEIAPSYVFLASKDATLFHGQVLHAYPLGD, encoded by the exons ATGTCTCAAGCTGGAAAAGATGGTTCATTCGACCCTGTTCCAGAGGCTCAGGCACAGAAGCTTCCAGG AACTGAGAAAGATATGAACCCGACTAGCGAGTCCACCAAACTTGAAGGAAAGAATGAGTTCCACGAGTACAGAGCCGCCAACAAGCTCGAGGGCGCCAAAGCTCTCATCACAGGCGGAGA TTCCGGCATTGGCCGCTCAGTAGCAGTCCTCTTCGCCCGCGAAGGCGCAGACGTAACAATCGTCTACCtcccagaagaacaagaagacgcCGAAGAGACCAAGCGAATGGTTGAGAAAGAAGGCCACAAatgtcttctctttccaGGAAATCTCATGGACAACGAGACCTGCAAGAACGCAGTCCAGAAACACGTTGATGAGTATGGCAAGATTGATGTTCTGGTGAACAATGCTGGGAAGCAGTCCATGTGTGAGGACTTTAAGGATATTGATCTGGATGATGTAGAGAGTACTTTCCGAAGCAATATTCTTCAGATATTTGCTATGACGAAGTATGCGCTTCATCATATGGAAAAGGGTGGCTC TAtcatcaactcaacatcTACCGTTGCCTTCAGAGGAACAGCGCACATGGTAGACTACGCATCCACAAAAGGCGCCATCACGTCGTTCACTCAATCGTTGTCAAAGCAGCTCGTCAAGAAGGGCATCAGAGTCAACGCTGTGGCTCCAGGACCTGTGCATACTCCTCTGCAGCCTGCTTCTCGACCGGCAGAGCAGATGGAAGGCTTTGGCAAGAATTCTCAGCTGGGAAGAGTTGGACAGCCGAGTGAGATTGCGCCGAGTTATGTATTCCTGGCTTCGAAGGATGCGACCTTGTTCCACGGGCAGGTCCTCCACGCTTATCCACTTGGCGACTAG
- a CDS encoding related to L-amino-acid oxidase has product MSLPAEEHHLHTRAFKHMWARHVAQKGFEDDVQAAAKRVIQAQQEHPELFPKKVHEDEGVSKILDKTQKLTGVGFVPRKSNHLEIGIIGAGVAGLFTAMVFDWLNEQCQKEGLKIEYDIIEAAKMNRLGGRLYTHRFSHGEHDYYDVGAVRFPNNTIMKSLLQVNPSDLVSEALEDFIKVAAEKFKKAVEENDEKGPETTKLWALLMEADKLSTRQFLSSGDGDRKKREGKPKDNSGLIPEGPGYNYNTIEWLESATYGTGWYDQSLTECVLEELDFATPKSIDGQPTNYWWCIDGGAQTIAHRMARMIKQPVQYNSQVVAIDAQVEERKKRKPEDFTSMKLRINKNQVVKEKEYFAVFNSTTLGALQRMDLKDADLLWGTKQAIRALGYGASCKVGIKFETAWWQKPPFNIKKGGIAHTDLPLRACVYPSYNIESNEGQDWDPNKPAVLLCSYTWGQDAQRIGSLISPQTPKNEEQLLSVLLHDLAQLHSKQSDYTYDQLLALLKDQYRDHHAYDWYRDENMSGAFAYFGPSQFSNMWSEIIKPNAYGQLYLIGEASSSHHAWIVGALESVIRAVYLMFEGLQKQDPDNAAYKKAIELLSKEPDTPKEGGDVSGGFPGDKPQEPQKLPSGLPFHPLPEEMPKRQLDADRDAKLVRDPLEDVKFGDEVSLLFSSAMITLSLIESFFELQVDEAKDKPQ; this is encoded by the exons atgtctctcCCAGCTGAAGAACACCACCTCCATACCCGTGCCTTCAAGCACATGTGGGCACGGCACGTCGCTCAGAAAGGCTTCGAAGACGATGTCCAAGCCGCTGCCAAGCGTGTgatccaagctcaacaagagcatCCCGAGCTTTTCCCAAAGAAAGTTCATGAAGACGAAGGTGTCAGTAAGATTCTTGACAAGACCCAGAAGCTCACTGGTGTTGGCTTCGTCCCCAGAAAGTCCAACCATCTTGAGATTGGTATCATCGGCGCTGGTGTCGCTGGACTTTTCACTGCCATGGTATTTGACTGGCTGAACGAGCAGTGCCAAAAGGAGGGATTGAAGATTGAGTACGACATTATAGAGGCTGCGAAGATGAATAGGCTGGGAGGAAGGTTGTATACGCATCGATTTTCGCATGGCGAGCATGATTACTATGATGTTGGAGCTGTGCGATTCcccaacaacaccatcatgaAGAG CCTACTCCAAGTGAACCCTTCAGACCTAGTCAGTGAGGCGTTGGAAGACTTCATCAAGGTGGCTGCagagaagttcaagaaagccgttgaagagaatgatgAAAAGGGACCGGAGACAACCAAGCTTTGGGCCCTTCTGATGGAGGCTGATAAGCTTAGCACTCGCCAGTTCCTCTCTTC GGGAGATGGCGataggaagaagagggagggcAAACCCAAAGACAATTCTGGTCTCATTCCCGAGGGGCCGGGATACAACTACAACACCATTGAGTGGCTCGAGTCTGCCACATA TGGCACTGGCTGGTACGACCAATCCCTCACGGAATGTGTTCTTGAAGAACTCGACTTCGCAACCCCCAAATCAATCGACGGCCAGCCCACTAATTACTGGTGGTGTATCGATGGAGGTGCCCAGACCATCGCGCATCGTATGGCGAGAATGATCAAGCAGCCCGTCCAGTACAACAGCCAAGTTGTCGCCATAGATGCGCAAGTCGAAGAGCGCAAGAAACGCAAACCCGAGGACTTCACGTCGATGAAACTCCGCATCAACAAGAACCAGGTTGTCAAGGAAAAGGAGTACTTTGCTGTGTTCAATAGTACGACGCTTGGTGCTCTTCAGAGGATGGATCTCAAGGACGCGGATCTTCTCTGGGGCACCAAGCAGGCCATTCGGGCTTTGGGATATGGTGCTTCGTGCAAGGTTGGTATCAAGTTTGAGACTGCGTGGTGGCAGAAACCTCcgttcaacatcaagaagggaGGCATTGCGCACActgatcttcctcttcgggCTTGCGTGTATCCGTCGTACAACATTGAGTCCAACGAAGGCCAGGATTGGGATCCCAACAAGCCTGCCGTTCTTCTCTGCTCTTATACCTGGGGCCAGGATGCGCAGCGCATTGGATCTCTGATCTCACCCCAGACGCCCAAGAATGAAGAACAGCTCCTCTCTGTGCTTCTTCATGATCTTGCGCAGTTGCACTCAAAGCAGAGCGACTACACGTACGATCAGCTTCTCGCTCTCCTCAAGGATCAGTACCGGGACCATCATGCATACGATTGGTACAGAGACGAGAACATGTCTGGCGCTTTCGCATACTTTGGACCAAGTCAATTCTCCAACATGTGGTcagagatcatcaagcccaacgCCTACGGTCAGCTGTATCTCATCGGCGAggcctcctcttctcacCACGCGTGGATTGTCGGCGCCCTCGAGAGCGTCATTCGCGCAGTATATCTCATGTTTGAAGGCCTTCAAAAGCAAGACCCCGACAACGCAGCCTATAAAAAAGCCATTGAGCTCTTGAGTAAAGAGCCAGATACTCCCAAAGAAGGCGGCGATGTCTCTGGAGGATTCCCAGGCGATAAGCCCCAAGAGCCGCAGAAGCTACCGTCTGGCCTTCCGTTCCACCCGTTGCCGGAGGAGATGCCCAAGAGACAGCTGGATGCTGATCGGGATGCGAAGTTGGTGAGGGATCCATTGGAGGATGTCaagtttggtgatgaggttTCACTTCTTTTCTCGAGTGCTATGATCACGTTGAGCTTGATTGAGAGTTTCTTTGAGTTGCAGGTTgatgaggccaaggacaAGCCCCAGTGA
- a CDS encoding probable sulfonate biosynthesis enzyme: protein MSHANSFRAARQVWRASAAIPKAAIRPFSVSPRLETPPILLEDKDKGFGFIRHNSRPPKPRSVGVTEIRGPYYSVMGKRYLQDVLETMGHHVDGLKFAGGSFSLFPEDKLKELINLAHEYNVYVSTGGWMEHVLLQSNPVWAVDQYLKKCKQLGFDVIEISSGFLSIPQDDWLRVVDKVHSVGLIAKPECGIQFGAGGDTEASELSSLGTSDPSKIIHMGKRFIDAGVERIMIESEGITENVKSWRTDVIQQILRELPQEKVMFEAADPKVFNWYVREFGTDVNLFVDHSQIVQLSCLREGIWGQSDTFGSVVNYRP, encoded by the exons ATGTCGCATGCAAACTCGTTCAGAGCCGCCCGCCAAGTATGGCGAGCTTCAGCTGCAATCCCCAAGGCCGCTATCAGGCCCTTCTCAGTGTCTCCTCGACTTGAGACTCCTCCGATTCTATTGGAAGATAAAGACAAAGGCTTTGGCTTTATTCGTCACAACAGCCGTCCACCAAAGCCGAGGTCTGTTGGAGTTACTGAGATTCGGGGACCATATTATTCGGTGATGGGGAAGCGGTATCTACAGGATGTGCTTGAGAC GATGGGTCATCATGTCGATGGTCTCAAGTTTGCTGGTGGTTCGTTCTCCCTGTTCCCAGAGGACAAGCTTAAGGAGCTCATCAATCTCGCCCACGAGTACAACGTCTACGTCTCTACT GGCGGATGGATGGAACACGTCCTTCTTCAATCTAACCCTGTCTGGGCCGTAGACCAATATCTCAAAAAGTGCAAACAACTTGGCTTCGACGTGATCGAAATCTCGTCAGGCTTCCTCTCCATTCCCCAAGACGACTGGCTTCGCGTCGTCGACAAAGTCCACTCCGTCGGGTTAATCGCCAAACCTGAATGCGGCATTCAATTCGGCGCTGGCGGCGACACAGAAGCTTCTGAGCTCTCATCACTCGGAACCTCTGATCCATCGAAGATAATCCACATGGGGAAGCGCTTTATCGACGCTGGAGTAGAGCGCATCATGATTGAGAGCGAGGGCATCACAGAGAATGTCAAGAGTTGGAGGACGGATGTTATTCAGCAGATTTTACGGGAGTTGCCTCAGGAGAAAGTCATGTTTGAGGCGGCGGATCCAAAAGTGTTTAATTGGTATGTTAGAGAGTTTGGGACTGACGTTAATTTGTTTGTGGACCATTCGCAGATTGTGCAGCTGTCGTGTTTGAGGGAGGGAATTTGGGGACAATCCGATACGTTTGGATCAGTGGTTAATTACAGGCCGTAA